A single Campylobacter concisus DNA region contains:
- a CDS encoding 16S rRNA (guanine(966)-N(2))-methyltransferase RsmD yields MKLYTKISSGKFKGKRLELPSLSTTRSTKSIVKESFFNIIRDEIYSLTFIEGFGGSGVMASEAVSNGAREAIAIEKDRAAFKITQINLASLEVANLKAINGDTFAILPDLVNSQNGKVLLYLDPPFDIRVGFDDIYEKLVNLISQLKKEKIYMIVFEHNSDFKFSNEISTYKLVKFKKFGVTSLSYFQ; encoded by the coding sequence GTGAAGCTTTACACTAAAATCTCAAGTGGTAAATTTAAAGGCAAAAGGCTTGAACTGCCAAGTCTAAGCACGACTAGAAGTACAAAAAGTATCGTAAAAGAGTCCTTTTTTAACATCATTAGAGATGAAATTTACTCACTTACATTTATAGAGGGTTTTGGTGGAAGTGGCGTGATGGCAAGCGAGGCCGTTAGCAACGGAGCACGCGAGGCTATCGCTATCGAAAAAGATAGGGCTGCTTTTAAGATCACACAGATTAATCTTGCTAGCCTTGAAGTCGCAAATTTAAAAGCAATAAATGGGGACACTTTCGCCATTTTGCCTGATCTTGTAAATTCGCAAAATGGTAAGGTCTTGTTATATCTGGATCCGCCATTTGACATAAGAGTTGGCTTTGATGATATCTACGAAAAGCTTGTAAATTTAATCTCACAGCTAAAAAAAGAGAAAATTTATATGATAGTTTTTGAGCACAATAGCGACTTTAAATTTAGCAATGAAATTTCTACATATAAACTTGTAAAATTTAAAAAATTTGGAGTTACTTCGCTCTCTTATTTTCAATAA
- a CDS encoding ornithine carbamoyltransferase, which yields MKISFECECILLQKTLLLFCGNLAAHHKDCDFVVSDREIATKKPLFIIGKNAHLSHPFTKTTLLDTLEEFYSAMQISKANEPNEAKNEKGLEEKISLLIDKFKADLLEILRANQ from the coding sequence ATGAAAATTTCATTTGAGTGCGAGTGTATTTTACTTCAAAAGACACTGCTGCTTTTTTGTGGAAATTTGGCTGCTCATCATAAGGATTGTGATTTCGTAGTGAGTGACCGCGAGATCGCGACAAAAAAACCGCTATTTATAATAGGAAAAAATGCTCATCTTTCTCATCCTTTTACCAAGACAACACTTCTTGATACGCTTGAAGAATTTTACTCAGCTATGCAAATTTCAAAAGCAAATGAGCCAAATGAAGCTAAAAATGAAAAAGGTCTAGAAGAGAAAATTTCACTTTTGATAGATAAATTTAAAGCCGATCTGCTTGAAATTTTAAGGGCAAATCAGTGA
- a CDS encoding thiamine-phosphate kinase, whose product MDKENFTIECFGNAYIGDDAAVLGKQVFSKDIFAENSHFKHGWLSLEEIGYKAMIVNFSDTIVMNARPKFALLGLSLPKNFSPQQIKELSGGINRACEEFGVKIIGGDTISSKILNISVSVIGELNGKAVLRKNAKYGDLVAFTGELGGSLKGLRTLLNGGRVASNSRFKKPVLKDKFFYAAADKINAAMDVSDGLGADLAKLCAQSRCGAKFSKRLSKRKLNSGEEYEILFTFSPKNRAKILSLARKARTKITIFAKITKGKFKSNARNHHF is encoded by the coding sequence ATGGATAAAGAAAATTTTACGATTGAATGCTTTGGTAACGCTTATATTGGCGATGATGCGGCTGTGCTTGGCAAGCAGGTCTTTAGCAAGGATATCTTTGCTGAAAATTCGCATTTTAAGCATGGCTGGCTAAGCCTTGAAGAGATCGGCTACAAGGCGATGATCGTAAATTTTTCAGATACGATCGTGATGAATGCTAGGCCAAAATTTGCGCTTCTTGGGCTTAGCCTGCCAAAGAATTTTTCGCCGCAGCAAATCAAAGAGCTAAGTGGCGGCATAAATAGAGCTTGCGAGGAGTTTGGCGTAAAGATAATCGGTGGCGACACGATAAGTAGCAAAATTTTAAATATAAGCGTTAGTGTAATTGGCGAGCTAAATGGCAAAGCCGTGCTTAGGAAAAATGCAAAATACGGCGATCTGGTAGCTTTTACTGGCGAGCTTGGAGGCAGTTTAAAAGGGCTTAGGACGCTTTTAAACGGCGGGCGTGTCGCGTCAAATTCGCGCTTTAAAAAGCCTGTTTTAAAGGATAAATTTTTCTACGCCGCAGCGGATAAGATAAATGCCGCCATGGACGTTTCAGACGGGCTTGGCGCGGATCTGGCCAAGCTTTGCGCGCAGAGTCGGTGCGGGGCAAAATTTAGCAAACGGCTAAGCAAGCGCAAGCTAAATAGCGGCGAGGAATACGAGATTTTATTTACGTTTAGTCCGAAAAACCGCGCCAAAATTTTAAGCCTAGCCCGCAAAGCCCGCACGAAAATCACGATTTTTGCCAAAATAACGAAAGGAAAATTTAAAAGCAATGCAAGAAACCACCATTTTTAA
- a CDS encoding prevent-host-death protein, producing MVTFTKDEIYTATEVVRNFSSVLSRVGANELKRAVIVKNNKFEAVLLNMEEYERLCEAVSVLESIYTAKKRENDGE from the coding sequence ATGGTAACTTTTACAAAAGATGAAATTTATACAGCAACTGAAGTGGTTAGAAATTTTAGTTCAGTGCTCTCTCGTGTGGGAGCTAATGAATTAAAAAGAGCGGTTATTGTAAAAAATAATAAATTTGAAGCAGTGCTTTTAAATATGGAAGAGTATGAGCGCCTTTGCGAAGCAGTGAGCGTGCTTGAGAGCATTTATACTGCAAAAAAAAGAGAGAACGATGGCGAGTAG
- a CDS encoding rod-binding protein, translating into MQIDNTLALNSYNEISANKIKNANAKQDALLKEQTDAFEAYMVKAVLDIALKEDEHNSLYPKAAGSDIYRSMYNDAMSKALSGNLGFSELLYDFLKRSS; encoded by the coding sequence ATGCAAATAGATAACACCTTAGCGCTAAATTCATACAATGAAATTTCGGCAAATAAGATAAAAAATGCAAATGCTAAACAAGATGCACTTTTAAAAGAACAAACCGATGCGTTTGAGGCATATATGGTAAAGGCTGTGCTTGATATTGCTTTAAAAGAAGATGAGCACAACTCGCTATATCCAAAGGCTGCTGGTAGTGACATTTATAGGTCAATGTATAACGATGCAATGAGTAAAGCATTGAGCGGAAATCTTGGTTTTTCAGAACTTTTGTACGATTTTTTAAAGAGAAGCTCTTAA
- the ruvA gene encoding Holliday junction ATP-dependent DNA helicase RuvA (plays an essential role in ATP-dependent branch migration of the Holliday junction) has translation MIKAIEGIVSKKDPAFVILKTNSGVSYGIFISLFCSAKLSKGEKVELAITQIIREDANLLYGFLDSNEQKMFEMLIKLNGIGASTAMAVCSSLSSQAFTNAIISGDADTFKSVPGIGPKTARRIIAELSDAKLISDESVPSYQNEALLALEALGFKREKIVKILPECKSENTSDLIKEALKKLG, from the coding sequence ATGATAAAAGCAATCGAAGGTATCGTCAGCAAAAAAGACCCTGCATTTGTGATACTTAAGACAAATAGCGGCGTAAGTTATGGAATTTTCATATCGCTTTTTTGCTCGGCCAAACTTAGTAAAGGTGAAAAAGTTGAACTTGCTATAACGCAGATCATAAGAGAGGACGCAAATCTACTCTACGGCTTTTTAGACTCAAACGAGCAAAAAATGTTTGAAATGCTAATAAAGCTGAATGGAATAGGAGCAAGTACGGCAATGGCAGTTTGCTCAAGCCTTAGCTCACAGGCATTTACAAACGCCATAATAAGTGGCGATGCAGATACCTTTAAAAGTGTGCCAGGTATCGGACCAAAGACTGCTAGACGCATCATAGCTGAGCTAAGTGATGCAAAACTTATAAGTGATGAGAGCGTGCCAAGCTACCAAAACGAAGCGCTTTTGGCACTTGAGGCGCTTGGCTTTAAACGTGAGAAGATAGTAAAAATTTTGCCTGAGTGCAAGAGTGAAAATACGAGTGATCTTATAAAAGAAGCATTAAAGAAATTAGGATAA
- a CDS encoding flagellar biosynthesis protein FlgI, with protein MKKFLSFVAASVIATSAFATQIKELANIVGVRDNQLIGYGLVVGLNGTGDGSTSKFTIQSLSNMLQGVNVKINPDDIKSKNAAAVMVTAKLPAFARHGDKLDVVISSIGDAKSLQGGTLLMTPLKGVDGDIYALAQGALSIGGKSVGRTGGNHPTVGSILNGALVEREVTYDIYNQDSIRLSLKDTNFKTALDIQNAINANISDDAAKAIDPRTVIVKKPDDVSIIELASAVLDLDVEYKPDEKIVVDERTGTIVSGINAVVSPVVLTHGAITIKIEPNSYDEAAQNDVNIGSDTSVAPSQNLLKISGEKTTVANVTRALNKLGATPSDIISILENLKRVGAIQVDLEII; from the coding sequence ATGAAAAAATTTTTATCTTTTGTAGCAGCTTCAGTGATAGCTACTTCAGCCTTTGCTACGCAGATAAAAGAGCTTGCAAATATCGTTGGTGTAAGAGATAACCAGCTAATAGGCTACGGCCTAGTTGTCGGACTAAACGGCACAGGTGATGGCTCAACGTCAAAATTTACGATCCAGTCTTTATCAAACATGCTTCAAGGTGTAAACGTAAAGATAAACCCAGATGATATCAAGTCAAAAAACGCAGCTGCTGTTATGGTAACAGCTAAGCTTCCTGCATTTGCAAGGCATGGCGATAAGCTTGATGTCGTGATCTCATCTATCGGCGATGCAAAAAGTTTGCAAGGTGGTACGCTTCTCATGACGCCACTAAAAGGCGTTGATGGTGATATTTACGCTTTGGCTCAGGGCGCTTTAAGTATCGGTGGTAAAAGCGTGGGTAGAACAGGTGGCAACCACCCAACTGTTGGCTCTATTCTAAATGGAGCTTTGGTTGAACGAGAAGTGACTTATGATATTTACAATCAAGATAGCATAAGACTAAGCCTAAAAGATACAAATTTTAAAACCGCTCTTGATATCCAAAATGCTATAAATGCAAATATCTCTGATGATGCCGCAAAGGCGATCGATCCAAGAACGGTTATCGTTAAAAAGCCAGATGATGTTAGCATTATTGAGCTTGCAAGCGCTGTGCTTGATCTTGATGTAGAGTATAAGCCAGATGAAAAGATAGTAGTTGATGAGAGAACTGGCACGATAGTAAGTGGCATAAATGCTGTGGTTAGCCCAGTTGTCTTAACGCATGGTGCAATCACAATAAAAATAGAGCCAAATAGCTATGACGAAGCAGCGCAAAACGATGTAAATATAGGAAGCGATACGTCGGTCGCACCTAGTCAAAATTTACTTAAAATTTCAGGTGAAAAAACAACCGTTGCAAATGTAACAAGAGCGCTAAACAAGCTTGGGGCAACACCAAGTGATATCATATCGATACTCGAAAATTTAAAGCGAGTTGGTGCGATACAAGTCGATCTGGAGATAATATAA
- a CDS encoding 2-hydroxy-6-oxohepta-2,4-dienoate hydrolase: protein MASRAVKYGSDEYEISYEVVNPKCKKIVLFLHGWGANKEIMKKAFGHYLNEFCHVYIDMPGFGKSSITDPLKTSDYAKIVENFCGELSIKPDIIVGHSFGGKVATLLKPPYLVLLSSAGIVVKKPFIVRAKIAIFKIFKFFGFGKFYKLFATKDVSGMSRVMYETLKNVVDEDFTKHFASFSGKAFIFWGENDKATPITSGESIHKLIKNSSFFPLSGDHFFFLLHAKFISEEIEKGLKFELDEAKNVVLDDDESGIEEIR from the coding sequence ATGGCGAGTAGGGCGGTAAAGTACGGCTCAGACGAGTATGAGATCAGCTACGAAGTAGTAAATCCAAAATGCAAAAAAATAGTGCTTTTCTTGCACGGCTGGGGCGCAAACAAAGAGATAATGAAAAAGGCTTTTGGGCACTATCTAAACGAGTTTTGCCATGTCTATATCGACATGCCAGGCTTTGGTAAAAGCTCAATTACTGATCCTTTAAAAACAAGCGATTATGCAAAAATTGTTGAAAATTTCTGTGGTGAGCTTAGCATAAAGCCAGATATCATCGTAGGTCATAGCTTTGGTGGCAAGGTCGCAACGCTTCTAAAGCCGCCATATCTTGTGCTTTTAAGCTCAGCTGGCATAGTTGTTAAAAAGCCATTTATCGTGCGCGCAAAGATCGCTATTTTTAAAATTTTTAAGTTTTTTGGATTTGGAAAATTTTATAAACTCTTTGCCACAAAAGATGTGAGCGGTATGAGCAGAGTGATGTATGAGACCCTAAAAAACGTAGTTGATGAGGATTTTACGAAGCATTTTGCCAGCTTTAGTGGCAAGGCTTTTATATTTTGGGGAGAAAATGACAAAGCAACGCCTATAACAAGCGGAGAGAGCATACATAAGCTCATTAAAAATAGTTCATTTTTTCCGCTTAGCGGTGATCATTTTTTCTTTTTACTTCACGCTAAATTTATAAGTGAAGAGATAGAAAAAGGGCTAAAATTTGAGCTAGATGAAGCTAAAAATGTCGTGCTAGATGATGATGAGAGCGGGATCGAGGAGATAAGATGA
- a CDS encoding tRNA pseudouridine(13) synthase TruD, translating into MQETTIFKPLYALTHAPINAYFSKNSDDFVVREIPLYEFSGDGEHLIIEISKKDMTTQEALHVLSEVTGAKMRDFGYAGLKDKQGMTTQFISMPRKFESNLANFSHEKMKILSLNVHKNKLRIGHLKGNSFFIRLKKVLPSNAKKLEQAFVNIDKIGYANYFGYQRFGKFGDNAETGLELLKNETINGKKSKNVKLNDFLISAYQSDLFNRWLSKRVEISRFAQDFSLGELAQIYPYLDNAILKNLKSQKRFFKLIEGEVLGHYPYGKCFLCEDLDEEGARFDARDITSCGLITGAKAYESQGAARMVEDQIFAQANEYKAKMTGSRRFAWCYLEDASYKYNEEKAHFTINFTLQKGSYATVVLEEILHKNIFE; encoded by the coding sequence ATGCAAGAAACCACCATTTTTAAGCCCCTTTACGCGCTCACTCACGCGCCCATTAACGCGTATTTTAGTAAAAATTCGGATGATTTTGTCGTGCGCGAGATACCACTTTACGAGTTTAGTGGGGATGGCGAGCACTTAATCATTGAAATTTCTAAAAAAGATATGACGACACAAGAGGCCTTACATGTCTTAAGCGAGGTTACAGGAGCTAAGATGCGCGACTTTGGCTATGCTGGACTAAAGGACAAGCAGGGCATGACGACGCAGTTTATCTCTATGCCACGTAAATTTGAGAGCAATCTAGCAAACTTTAGCCACGAAAAGATGAAAATTTTAAGCCTAAATGTGCATAAAAATAAGCTTCGCATCGGACATCTAAAGGGAAATAGCTTTTTCATTCGCTTAAAAAAAGTACTGCCAAGTAATGCCAAAAAGCTGGAGCAAGCTTTTGTCAATATCGATAAAATCGGCTATGCAAACTACTTTGGCTACCAGCGTTTTGGTAAATTTGGCGACAATGCCGAAACTGGCCTGGAGCTACTTAAAAACGAGACAATAAACGGCAAAAAGAGCAAAAATGTAAAGCTAAACGACTTTTTGATCTCGGCATATCAAAGTGATCTTTTTAACCGCTGGCTTAGCAAACGTGTTGAGATTTCTAGATTTGCGCAGGATTTTAGCCTAGGCGAGCTAGCTCAAATTTACCCGTATCTTGATAACGCGATTTTGAAAAATTTAAAATCGCAAAAGAGATTTTTTAAACTGATAGAGGGCGAAGTTTTGGGTCACTACCCGTACGGCAAGTGCTTTTTGTGCGAGGATTTGGATGAGGAGGGCGCGCGCTTTGACGCTAGAGATATCACTAGCTGCGGGCTGATCACGGGTGCGAAGGCGTATGAGTCGCAGGGTGCGGCGAGAATGGTCGAGGATCAAATTTTCGCGCAGGCAAATGAATACAAAGCTAAAATGACGGGATCTAGGCGCTTTGCGTGGTGCTATTTGGAGGATGCAAGCTATAAATACAACGAGGAAAAAGCGCACTTTACAATAAATTTTACGCTACAAAAAGGCAGCTACGCGACTGTTGTGCTAGAAGAAATCTTGCACAAAAATATCTTTGAGTAG
- a CDS encoding flagellar biosynthesis protein FlgN, translating into MIKKLLDEAIGELDELINLTIQDIANIKEAKHSSVDESVKKKNALVRAFEDTKRALDKELLKVSKESGTTTLASVLDDEVKSKLVLMRSKLENLHKVNKEYARHVVAVKEFFDSLNEKIFGTKASEYGQDGNSIDNNFYKSRV; encoded by the coding sequence ATGATAAAAAAGCTTTTGGACGAGGCTATAGGCGAGCTTGATGAGCTTATAAATTTAACCATACAAGATATCGCAAATATAAAAGAGGCTAAGCACTCAAGCGTTGATGAGAGTGTAAAGAAAAAAAATGCCTTAGTTCGTGCATTTGAAGATACAAAAAGAGCACTAGATAAAGAGCTTTTAAAGGTATCAAAAGAGAGCGGTACGACTACACTTGCTAGTGTTTTAGACGATGAAGTGAAGTCAAAGCTTGTGCTTATGCGTTCAAAACTTGAAAATTTACATAAAGTCAATAAAGAATATGCAAGACATGTTGTTGCTGTTAAAGAATTTTTTGATTCACTTAATGAAAAAATTTTTGGTACTAAAGCAAGTGAATACGGCCAAGATGGGAATAGCATAGATAATAATTTTTATAAATCAAGGGTTTAA
- a CDS encoding D-alanine--D-alanine ligase A, whose protein sequence is MNLGVIFGAKSYEHEISIVSAIVLKNVLKQELKFIFCDANRDFYLIEQKDMRANFFSSGKYKNSKKLILSKGGFFIHSLFGDKKVECDVIINLIHGMDGEDGKIAALFDFYGIKYIGPRLEVSALSYNKELTKFLAQKADVKALDYEMLTRQSEPKFHYPIILKPARLGSSIGVNIVHDASELAYAKDVAFEFDKDVLVEPFIKGVKEYNLAGCKIDGKIKFSIIEEPKKKEFLDYEQKYLSFSNENKVKEAEISEELKQKLKFNFSKIYDCGFDGAIIRCDFFVIDDEVYLNEINPNPGSLANYLFEDFESTLNALANSLPRERNIKIDYSFINSITSVKGRGKI, encoded by the coding sequence ATGAATTTAGGTGTAATATTTGGAGCAAAGAGCTATGAACATGAGATAAGCATAGTTAGTGCGATAGTTTTAAAAAATGTCCTAAAACAAGAGCTAAAATTTATATTTTGTGATGCAAATAGAGATTTTTATCTTATTGAGCAAAAAGATATGAGAGCAAATTTCTTTAGCTCAGGCAAATACAAAAATTCAAAAAAGCTCATTTTGTCTAAAGGTGGATTTTTCATACACTCTCTCTTTGGCGATAAAAAAGTAGAGTGCGACGTCATTATAAATTTGATCCATGGCATGGACGGCGAAGATGGCAAGATAGCAGCGCTTTTTGACTTTTACGGCATAAAATATATAGGTCCAAGGCTTGAAGTAAGTGCGCTTAGCTACAATAAAGAGCTTACTAAATTTCTAGCGCAAAAAGCTGATGTAAAGGCGCTTGACTATGAGATGCTAACTCGTCAAAGTGAGCCAAAATTTCACTATCCTATTATCTTAAAGCCAGCAAGACTTGGAAGTAGCATCGGCGTAAATATAGTGCATGACGCCAGCGAGCTAGCTTATGCAAAAGACGTGGCATTTGAGTTTGATAAGGATGTGCTTGTCGAGCCTTTTATAAAGGGAGTAAAAGAGTACAACCTTGCAGGCTGTAAGATAGATGGAAAGATAAAATTTTCTATCATCGAAGAGCCAAAAAAGAAAGAATTTCTTGACTACGAGCAAAAGTATCTTAGCTTTTCAAATGAGAACAAGGTAAAAGAGGCTGAAATTTCTGAAGAGCTAAAGCAAAAGCTTAAATTTAACTTTTCAAAAATTTATGATTGTGGATTTGACGGAGCGATCATTAGATGCGACTTTTTCGTGATAGATGATGAGGTCTATCTAAATGAGATAAATCCAAATCCAGGAAGCCTTGCAAACTATCTATTTGAGGATTTTGAGAGCACTTTAAATGCTCTTGCAAACTCACTTCCAAGAGAGCGTAATATAAAGATCGATTATAGCTTTATAAACTCGATCACTTCAGTAAAAGGTCGCGGAAAAATTTAG
- a CDS encoding flagellar cap protein FliD has protein sequence MAVGNVTNLGLGTKNSGLNDDLIKKLKEADEAGQIKPLTKRLERNDLKQKDLAALKTLVSNVNVSGKTLGGEALYLKRTTNNAGKSVTASAANGVSVQNFSIDVQKLAQKDTFQSSNFKNASSLVGATNNGSFDVEIDGQKFSISVTRSTTYQDIVDKINDISGGKLQARILNVGGDKPNQIMLQSGNTGATQTIKFSNDTAGVLDKLGWDSTQFQDKDANGTLLTNPDGTPKMTSNFEKNRILKAQDAEFTYNGVNVKRSKNTFNDLRPGISITLNETGKTNVSVSQDTKEVIKAVEEFIKDYNLMTMNLGIATKYDEEKGAGTFQGVSEISSLRSNIGRLVNGQDSEGKALSKYGIVPDKDGQLQLDLNKLNAALSKDPEEIQKFFMGSSKIEPISYMGASTVSAGALDIKAGDLTINGKSVTFSTTATATAEENALKLQQAINDAGITGVTASLDKSGKRIVLKRSDGENIEVKGKNSALTALGMNEATINPVTKKTDGLFTKLAKMLDGVVGKSGTMVAMQNQLKDENESITKNKESTQKLLDEKYTTMQERFIKYNAIIASLENQFSTLKSMIDAEINSRK, from the coding sequence ATGGCAGTAGGTAACGTAACAAATTTAGGCTTAGGTACAAAAAATAGCGGACTAAATGATGATCTTATCAAAAAGCTAAAAGAAGCAGATGAGGCAGGACAGATCAAGCCTTTAACAAAAAGGCTAGAGAGAAACGACCTAAAACAAAAAGACCTTGCAGCGCTAAAAACTCTAGTTAGCAACGTAAACGTAAGTGGCAAAACACTTGGCGGAGAGGCACTTTATCTAAAAAGAACTACAAATAACGCTGGCAAAAGCGTAACAGCCTCAGCGGCAAATGGCGTTAGCGTGCAAAATTTTAGTATCGATGTACAAAAACTTGCTCAAAAAGATACATTTCAAAGCTCAAATTTCAAAAACGCTTCAAGCTTAGTAGGTGCAACAAATAACGGCTCTTTTGATGTTGAGATCGATGGACAAAAATTTTCTATTAGCGTAACTAGATCAACCACATATCAAGATATTGTAGACAAGATAAATGATATCAGTGGTGGTAAATTACAAGCTAGAATTTTAAATGTTGGCGGAGATAAGCCAAATCAAATCATGCTTCAATCAGGCAACACTGGCGCAACACAGACTATTAAATTTTCAAATGATACGGCTGGTGTTTTAGATAAACTTGGCTGGGATAGTACGCAGTTTCAAGATAAAGATGCAAATGGCACTCTGCTAACAAATCCTGATGGCACACCAAAGATGACATCAAATTTTGAAAAAAATAGAATTTTAAAGGCACAAGATGCGGAATTTACATATAACGGAGTAAATGTAAAAAGAAGCAAAAATACCTTCAACGACTTAAGACCGGGAATTTCTATTACATTAAATGAAACTGGCAAAACAAACGTGAGCGTCTCTCAAGATACAAAAGAGGTAATAAAAGCGGTTGAAGAATTTATCAAAGACTACAACCTAATGACCATGAACCTTGGCATAGCTACAAAATATGACGAGGAAAAAGGAGCTGGCACCTTCCAAGGCGTTAGCGAAATTTCAAGCTTAAGATCAAACATTGGTCGTCTTGTAAATGGACAAGATAGCGAAGGCAAAGCATTAAGCAAATATGGCATAGTGCCTGATAAAGACGGACAGCTTCAGCTTGATCTAAATAAACTAAATGCGGCTCTTAGCAAAGATCCTGAAGAGATTCAGAAATTTTTCATGGGATCAAGTAAGATCGAGCCAATAAGCTATATGGGAGCATCAACTGTTAGTGCTGGAGCATTAGACATAAAAGCTGGTGATCTTACGATAAACGGCAAGTCGGTTACGTTCTCAACTACAGCCACAGCCACAGCCGAAGAAAATGCACTAAAACTTCAACAAGCCATAAATGACGCTGGCATAACTGGAGTTACAGCCAGTCTTGATAAAAGCGGTAAAAGAATCGTCTTAAAAAGAAGCGATGGCGAAAATATCGAGGTAAAAGGTAAAAATTCAGCCTTAACAGCTCTAGGTATGAATGAAGCTACCATAAATCCAGTAACCAAAAAGACAGATGGGCTATTTACAAAGCTAGCTAAAATGCTTGATGGTGTCGTTGGCAAAAGTGGCACGATGGTTGCTATGCAAAATCAGTTAAAAGATGAAAATGAGTCGATCACAAAAAACAAAGAGAGCACACAAAAGCTTTTAGATGAGAAATATACAACAATGCAAGAGCGTTTTATCAAGTATAATGCCATCATCGCGAGTTTAGAAAATCAGTTCTCGACACTAAAATCAATGATCGATGCAGAGATAAATAGCAGAAAATAA
- a CDS encoding flagellar biosynthesis protein FlaG — translation MEIFKAAANQVLDTSMSTSAQRQIDSRPIEHSDVKLSADKNNETKDINELDGLSNEELAKRTREVTDKLNYQMQQLDTNVRFAYNEKLNLMVVQVKDAKTGEEITQLPSKEAIRISEYFKESIGILFDKES, via the coding sequence ATGGAAATCTTTAAGGCAGCAGCAAATCAGGTACTAGATACGAGCATGAGCACATCTGCTCAGCGTCAAATAGATAGCAGACCTATCGAGCATTCTGATGTTAAATTAAGTGCTGATAAAAACAATGAAACAAAAGACATTAACGAGCTAGACGGACTTAGCAATGAAGAGCTTGCCAAAAGAACAAGAGAGGTCACTGACAAGCTAAACTATCAAATGCAGCAGCTCGATACTAATGTAAGATTTGCTTACAACGAGAAGCTAAATTTAATGGTTGTGCAAGTAAAAGATGCTAAAACTGGCGAAGAGATAACACAACTTCCAAGCAAAGAAGCTATAAGAATAAGCGAGTATTTCAAAGAAAGTATCGGAATACTTTTTGACAAGGAGAGTTAA